The window cgagCTTTCGGGTGCGTGAAACTCTTGATTGAATGTTGAATAGAAAATCAGTATAATTTCCCACCGATTTCACtccatttttccaaaaaattttttttcgtttaccaAATTTTCAACGCTTTTGTCTAACGTGAACATCAAGGAGTGCGCTCCCTCGTCTCGGTGGTCGATTCGTCCGTTGAATAGTAGGATTTCTTCGTCATCGGGAAAAAggggagaaataaaatgacaGATCggcggagggggggggaggatttGTCACAATTGATTTCAATGGATGAGAGCTTACCCCATTGGATCGACGTTGGGTGGTACTCGATGGCACTGACGTAAACTTTGTAcgtttttttcgtcttttatTCGCCATTTGTCTGTCTATTTCATCAGTACTGTAACTGACTGAGCCAAGACATCTCTCCTCGTCGCACTCGTCGTCGTCGTCGGACGGGCAGTCACAGCGCGGAACGGATGATGATTTTCGTCGCAGGAGTTTTTTCACACGAGTAAAAATTCCACCCTCCGACGGCGAGGAAATATCTGGGCTCGGATATTTTCTGTTTTCATAGAGGACAGCGACCCTAGGTACAGAAGTATGtggattatgaaaattttcgtgGAAGGGATGCCAACGAGTGCGGGTGGAAAgctggaggagggggggggggggaaggagAGAGTTTATTACGGAGTGTCTTCCAGGGAGTTGGGTGAGCGTGttgccagaattttccagcagATAAGACTCATCCCGAGTAATAGCCAAATTAGTAGTGCACTTGCAACAGCTACAATAACGAGTTCTCTCCTTCCGAGTAGTTCGTACTGGGCATTCATGGGTGGAAATTGGAGAATGTTGGGAATGGCTTTGCCACCAAAATTCTTCAGTGGTGTCTGATGTCCGCCATTTTTACTCGGTTTTACACCTTGAAGAAATGAGATGCTTATTACATGAGGGGATGTAAAAAGTTTTATGCTTTCGGGGCTTACGGGAAAGGGGAATTGCggggaaaattatggaaattcatCGTCGAAAGTTTGTTTTACGGAGGGGGAAACATGCGCGaaaatttaacagaaaaatacTGCCAATTCGGGGGATAATTGAATTCAACTCGGTTAATTTAACCGACAATTCCTTAAAACCTTCTCACTGATTAGTGCGATACAACGATCGATGAACTTGGAAAGTGCAAAAAATTTTGGCCTCACTTTTCCCGAAAAATAAGTTGACTTAAAATTTGAGAATAGATGAGATGCTTATTATACCCCTGATGTAAAAACTTTTGATGTAAGAAAATTGAGGGGAGTCTCACCTGCCGCTTCCAGACTCGCTGTTATTTTTAAAACTCCACCAAACGCTGGATACCATTTTTCCTCGTCCAAGTGTTGATTCACCTCCATTTTTCAgatgcattaaaaaataaaaaagaaatattaaaacctttttttttttcacgggaAATAAGAAGAGAAGTTTTAGCCCGAGTAACCAAAAATTTAACGTTCGAGAAATGCAATTATCGTCTGACGCTTTGGTAAATCCTCCCCGTAAACTTTTAGGCAATATAATTTCTCGGCTTTCATATTCACCCGGGGGAAAATACGAGACACCTCAACCTGTCTTCTTATTTAGCATCACAAGctatttcatttaaaaattcatgttttaTACGTGTTCCTGAATCCAATCAAAAAGTTGCctttgaaatatttccaattgTCCCTTTGTCGATCGAGATGAGAGGCACTTCTCTCCAGCCGCGTAATACTTGACAAGAACAAATGCTGATTCCTCACTGAATAGCGATGACAGACTTGCCACTTCAA of the Diachasmimorpha longicaudata isolate KC_UGA_2023 chromosome 13, iyDiaLong2, whole genome shotgun sequence genome contains:
- the LOC135168289 gene encoding uncharacterized protein LOC135168289 isoform X2 → MRKRGKVKFFIVYLVVILTLCRLAVGRHRLGRRENVLGDENVGSVLFDGNNVGKVCWEVEELVLLNSRHIFQDILPQIRVIDTRNDTYIGLLMDYMDICLEAVRGLTSGKTKHLVLKALADTLAGYLRVYILPMTKRSYYAGNIKYRKAKRLFDLYDELKVFLRSNGVGWRKPREFHQHLDVTAVDIPPGKSDQDCTGLILYPGPDRSVQVPMPYLDDESNPNSIALPFEVASLSSLFSEESAFVLVKYYAAGEKCLSSRSTKGQLEIFQRQLFDWIQEHVNQHLDEEKWYPAFGGVLKITASLEAAGVKPSKNGGHQTPLKNFGGKAIPNILQFPPMNAQYELLGRRELVIVAVASALLIWLLLGMSLICWKILATRSPNSLEDTPVAVLYENRKYPSPDISSPSEGGIFTRVKKLLRRKSSSVPRCDCPSDDDDECDEERCLGSVSYSTDEIDRQMANKRRKKRTKFTSVPSSTTQRRSNGKSYYSTDESTTETRERTP